A segment of the Candidatus Poribacteria bacterium genome:
GATGAAAATGCTATTATTTCTGCTTGGTATGTTATTAATCAATCCTAAAAACTCAAAGGAATAGAGGTGATTGTCGAGCATGATCGAAGTGATAAATTTGACGAAGCGGTATGGTCCAACCGTTGCGGTAGATAATGTTTCCTTCGATGCGAAAGCGGGGGAGGTCCTAGGCTTTCTAGGTCCAAACGGTGCGGGCAAAACCACAACGATGCGTATCTTAACCTGCTACCTATCGGCGGATGAGGGAACCGCGAAAGTTGCTGGATATGACGTTTTTGAGAAGTCATTTGAAGTCCGTAAACAGATCGGCTACCTACCCGAAAGCGCACCTCTCTATACAGATATGGGAGTTATCGATTATCTTAAATTTATTGCCCAAATTCGGGACATTCCAAGGAGCCAACGCTCCCAGCGTATTAAAGATGTCGTCGACATCTGTGGGCTTGAGAAGATGATCCAAAAGGATATCGGTGAGCTTTCCAAAGGCTATCGCCAACGCCTAGGCTTGGCGCAAAGCTTGATTCATGACCCACCAATCCTTGTGCTTGATGAGCCGACCTCCGGGCTTGACCCCAACCAAATTATCGAAATTCGGAATCTGATCCGAGAGATCGGCAAGGAGAAGATGATCATCTTCAGTACACACATCCTGTCTGAAGTCTCTGCTACCTGTAGCCGAATTTTGATTATTAACGATGGACAGATCGTTGCAAACGGTACACCGGACGAGTTAGCTGGACGGGCGCGCGGAGAAGAGGTTGTCCACATCTCTATCCGCGGACCCCGCAAAGAGATCGAAGCAAAACTTGAAGCCTTAAATCTAGTTTCAGATTTCAAACGGGTCAGCTCTGATGATGATGCGAACAGACACGGCAGAGGAGCTCTTCCATTTTGTGGTCCAGAATCACTGGAGTTTGACAGAATTGCGTCAGGAAGCAATTAGCCTTGAAGATGTCTTCCGGCAACTGACCGGCAACGAATCTACAACCCAACCTACCGCCGCGTAAAATCAATCCGTTTACTTTTCAGACTGGATGGGACCTAATTATAGTGGACCTTAGAATTAATGAGACACTGCAAATCGGCGAGGTTAGAAAACCTCGCCTACCGGGGAGGGAAAAATCCGGGCTATGACCTCGGTAGGTGCGGTTTTCACCCGCACCGCATAGGCGCAGTTGGAAACAGCGCCTACCCAACACGGGGAGCGAAAGTGTCTGTTTATTTTTTGAATTCACTATAAATGTAAGTCCCGACTGGAGATTTCCTTGTTTGCAGTCGAAAGTTGACGGGGGATTTTCCTGTGTGTAATAGTGCAGTTTATGGCGCGTTTAACATGTGGAATAAAGAAATGAATAATATAGCCGCAATTTTCAAGAAAGAGTTTAGAAGCTACTTTAATTCGCCTATCGCTTATATCTTTATCACATTTTTTCTCGCACTTAGCGCTTGGTTTTTCTTTCGAGGCTTTTTCCTCGTAGGTCAAGCTGTAATGAGGGGTTTCTTCAGTTGGGTGCCGTGGATATTCCTTCTGTTTATTCCGGCAGTTACTATGAAGCTCTGGGCAGAGGAAAAGAAGATAGGCACCGTTGAAATTTTGATGACCCTTCCTATTAAAGACTATGAAGTGGTCGTCGGGAAGTATCTCGCTAGTTTTTGCCTGCTTGGGGTAACTATTTTGCTCTCCCTTTCGCTACCCATTACTGTCGCCTATCTTGGGGAGCCAGATGGGGGGCCTATCCTTGGCGGCTACATCGGGCTTTTCCTGATGGGAGGGGCTTACCTTTCGATTGGGATGTTCGCCTCGACCATTACGGAAAATCAGATTATCGCCTTCATCCTTGGGATTGTGATGTGCTTTGGGCTGCTTATCATCGGTGAAGATATTGTACTTTTCAATGCGCCGAACTGGA
Coding sequences within it:
- a CDS encoding ABC transporter permease yields the protein MNNIAAIFKKEFRSYFNSPIAYIFITFFLALSAWFFFRGFFLVGQAVMRGFFSWVPWIFLLFIPAVTMKLWAEEKKIGTVEILMTLPIKDYEVVVGKYLASFCLLGVTILLSLSLPITVAYLGEPDGGPILGGYIGLFLMGGAYLSIGMFASTITENQIIAFILGIVMCFGLLIIGEDIVLFNAPNWIVPIFSYLGLGAHFSSILRGVIDSRDLIYYFSVIGFFLYLSVLMVTVQKWR